A window of Candidatus Pantoea floridensis contains these coding sequences:
- the tssA gene encoding type VI secretion system protein TssA yields the protein MTAMIELVRACSVDESTLRSQARQRCSDWARWLEPISQALPAGDDPAYDDQFMQIREEVNKLSGFDTDAIAHLSESLLTTVSKDIRVITFYAWARLHQDGEQGLAEGLELLAAALHQFGGKLHPQRSRSRQGALAWLGSARVLDSLTLWPEADIARVCRISGALLLIEDALSEDERNGLQPLLRALELRLAQNGGANAMVPLNSPAHADVDDSALAALAPVNSGETLKAQAKVLANYLREQPGGWLSAHHLMKSVRWDTILNLPALGPGGNTRLPPPKPDHRAHLKRLYLQQSWTELLELTDSLFAQAINHVWFDLQWFACEALNRQDKGAALANIVQQDLHGLLSRLPGLETLSYSDGTPFADEVTRSWIAQKVMGDVRLTDSDAPFVGPDNDILSLENEAVEKAEAESVEAALAWLQMRPGTSNTKDQWLLRLLMARVCEQFGKSEMALHLLDELNQHAGTLTLAQWEPTLLFEVRARRLKLLRARAARSESERTRIQPEMDALLSGLITLDPLRAVILCS from the coding sequence ATGACCGCGATGATAGAACTTGTTCGCGCCTGCAGCGTGGATGAATCCACATTGAGAAGCCAGGCGCGGCAACGCTGCAGCGACTGGGCGCGCTGGCTGGAACCGATCAGTCAAGCGTTGCCCGCCGGAGACGATCCGGCTTACGACGATCAGTTTATGCAGATCCGCGAAGAGGTGAATAAGCTTTCCGGGTTTGATACTGACGCCATCGCCCACCTGTCGGAATCGCTGCTGACAACCGTGAGCAAGGATATTCGGGTGATCACTTTTTACGCATGGGCGCGCCTGCATCAGGACGGCGAGCAGGGGCTGGCGGAAGGACTGGAACTGCTGGCAGCCGCGCTGCATCAGTTTGGTGGAAAGCTGCACCCGCAGCGCAGCCGCAGTCGCCAGGGCGCGCTGGCCTGGCTCGGCAGCGCCAGAGTGCTCGACAGCCTGACGCTGTGGCCGGAAGCCGATATCGCGCGGGTTTGTCGTATCAGCGGCGCACTGCTGCTGATTGAAGATGCGCTCAGTGAAGATGAGCGTAACGGACTTCAGCCGCTGTTGCGTGCGCTGGAGTTGCGTCTGGCGCAGAACGGCGGAGCCAACGCCATGGTGCCACTTAACAGCCCGGCGCATGCGGACGTGGATGATTCAGCCCTTGCCGCACTCGCGCCGGTCAACTCCGGCGAAACGCTCAAGGCGCAGGCAAAAGTGCTGGCGAATTACCTGCGCGAGCAGCCCGGCGGCTGGCTTTCCGCGCACCATCTGATGAAAAGCGTGCGCTGGGATACCATCCTCAATCTTCCCGCGCTCGGACCCGGCGGCAATACGCGTTTACCACCACCGAAACCCGATCACCGTGCACACCTCAAGCGCCTGTATCTGCAGCAAAGCTGGACGGAACTGCTGGAACTGACCGACTCGCTGTTTGCGCAGGCCATCAATCACGTGTGGTTCGATCTGCAGTGGTTCGCCTGTGAAGCGCTGAATCGTCAGGACAAGGGCGCGGCGCTGGCGAACATTGTGCAGCAGGATTTGCATGGGCTTTTATCAAGGCTGCCGGGACTAGAAACGCTCTCGTATTCAGACGGCACGCCGTTCGCCGATGAGGTGACGCGCAGCTGGATCGCGCAGAAGGTGATGGGCGATGTGCGCTTAACGGACAGCGACGCGCCGTTTGTCGGGCCGGATAACGACATTTTGTCGCTGGAAAACGAAGCAGTAGAAAAAGCGGAAGCGGAAAGCGTCGAAGCCGCACTCGCTTGGCTGCAAATGCGCCCGGGCACCAGCAATACGAAAGATCAGTGGCTGCTGCGCCTGCTGATGGCGCGAGTATGCGAGCAGTTTGGTAAGAGCGAAATGGCACTGCATCTGCTGGATGAACTTAACCAGCATGCCGGCACACTGACGCTTGCGCAGTGGGAACCAACCTTATTATTCGAAGTGCGCGCCCGGCGGCTGAAGCTGCTGCGTGCCAGGGCTGCGCGTAGTGAAAGTGAACGCACGCGCATTCAGCCGGAAATGGACGCGCTGTTGTCCGGCCTTATCACGCTTGACCCGCTCAGAGCCGTCATCCTCTGCAGCTGA
- the tssF gene encoding type VI secretion system baseplate subunit TssF yields MDDLTLRYYDAEMRYLQEAGEEFARAHPEQAAMLNLDKAGARDPYVERLFEGFAFMVGRLREKLDDDLPELTEGLVSLLWPHYLRTIPSMSVVEFTPDWREMKEPMRLARGFEVISRPVGEKGTRCRYTTTRAVQVLPLALESAKLSTDAAGRSVIRLRFNGGALADWSRIDVSHIPLYLNADAPLACALHEALTLNAASITLRLPGETDSRRFDGHFSAQGFSEKDRLWPGDEGSFSGYQLLLEYFTFREKFMAVNLRGLEQVALPASLPWFELDVVLAQRWEHDFQFSEKHLRLNAVPVINLFAMESDPLMINGLQTEYMLRPMRVQDGHTEIYSVDSVISSKGLPYVPFSSFRHKGGMLRHEAPEHYYHTRVWRGPSGLHETWMILGGEAFDNHSLPENESLSVSVTGTNGQLPRRALQSTLLDTAVSSTDVAMQVRNLCAPTLPCYPPNRDRFHWRVLSHLGSSFLWMMDNAEVLRGTLALYDWTHSEMNRRRLEAILHVCHKETERFEQGYLLRGVQIEITLDSSGFAGRGDICLFGEMLSRFFALYTDIHLFNRLILILQPTGERLEWEEKHNRRISG; encoded by the coding sequence ATGGACGATTTAACCCTGCGTTATTACGACGCTGAAATGCGCTACCTGCAGGAAGCGGGCGAAGAGTTCGCCCGCGCCCACCCTGAACAGGCGGCGATGCTCAATCTCGACAAAGCCGGTGCCCGCGATCCCTACGTTGAACGATTGTTCGAAGGCTTTGCCTTTATGGTCGGCCGGCTGCGGGAAAAGCTCGACGATGACCTGCCGGAACTCACCGAAGGGCTGGTGAGCCTGCTGTGGCCGCACTATCTGCGCACTATCCCGTCGATGTCGGTGGTGGAGTTCACGCCCGACTGGCGCGAGATGAAGGAGCCGATGCGCCTCGCGCGTGGCTTTGAAGTGATCTCTCGGCCGGTCGGTGAAAAAGGCACGCGCTGCCGTTACACCACCACGCGCGCCGTGCAGGTGCTGCCGCTGGCGCTGGAATCGGCAAAGCTGTCAACCGATGCCGCCGGACGCTCGGTGATCCGCCTCCGCTTTAACGGTGGGGCACTGGCCGACTGGAGTCGCATTGATGTCAGCCACATTCCGCTCTATCTCAATGCTGATGCGCCGCTGGCCTGCGCGCTGCACGAAGCATTAACGCTTAACGCCGCCAGCATTACACTGCGTTTGCCAGGCGAAACCGACAGCCGCCGCTTTGACGGCCACTTCAGCGCGCAGGGTTTCAGCGAGAAAGATCGGCTGTGGCCGGGCGATGAGGGCAGCTTCAGTGGTTATCAGCTGTTGCTGGAATACTTTACCTTCCGCGAAAAATTCATGGCGGTGAATCTGCGCGGGCTGGAGCAGGTGGCGCTGCCCGCGTCGCTGCCGTGGTTTGAACTCGACGTGGTGCTGGCCCAGCGCTGGGAGCATGATTTTCAGTTCAGCGAAAAGCATCTGCGCCTCAACGCCGTGCCGGTCATCAACCTGTTCGCGATGGAGTCCGATCCTTTGATGATCAACGGATTACAGACCGAATATATGCTGCGACCGATGCGCGTGCAGGACGGACATACCGAAATTTACTCGGTAGATTCAGTAATTTCATCGAAAGGTCTGCCGTATGTGCCATTCAGCAGCTTCCGCCACAAAGGCGGGATGCTGCGTCATGAAGCGCCGGAACATTACTATCACACGCGCGTGTGGCGCGGGCCTTCCGGGCTGCACGAAACCTGGATGATCCTCGGCGGCGAAGCCTTTGATAATCACAGCCTGCCGGAGAACGAAAGCCTGTCGGTAAGCGTCACCGGCACCAACGGCCAGCTGCCGCGTCGCGCGCTGCAGAGCACGCTGCTGGATACCGCGGTGAGCAGCACCGACGTGGCGATGCAGGTGCGCAACCTATGCGCGCCGACGCTGCCATGCTATCCGCCCAATCGTGACCGCTTTCACTGGCGTGTGCTGAGCCATCTCGGTTCCAGCTTCCTGTGGATGATGGATAACGCTGAGGTGCTGCGCGGCACGCTGGCGCTGTATGACTGGACGCACAGCGAAATGAACCGCCGTCGTCTGGAGGCGATTCTGCACGTTTGCCACAAAGAGACCGAACGCTTTGAGCAGGGCTATCTGTTGCGCGGCGTGCAGATTGAAATCACCCTCGACAGCAGCGGCTTTGCTGGCCGTGGTGATATCTGTTTGTTTGGCGAAATGCTCAGCCGCTTCTTCGCGCTGTATACCGATATCCACCTGTTTAACCGTCTGATTTTAATCCTGCAGCCAACCGGAGAGCGCCTCGAATGGGAAGAGAAGCACAACCGCCGCATCTCCGGCTGA
- the tssG gene encoding type VI secretion system baseplate subunit TssG: MGREAQPPHLRLTPRLEQELTRLNFYRFCQLIEHQHKDKPPLGSTNKPENDAVRLLPHPGMGFPAGELKAVEYSDSDDAAPPVVRTTFLGLYGVDSPLPGAYVDDITQRDEGHEALQGFLDIFNHRILTQFYRIWRKYSYPATFEAGGSDKTSQSLLGLVGLGIPGTGRHIATPVSRFLALLGVMRQPGRTEEGIRALVRLLAPGTSVRVQPHCLRPVRVNHPLECEFVLDGNAPLGDEAMDANSQLLIELQTSCADEARRWLPDGQLYQDFLALLRVYLGWRYRARIRLRLDTHLLAAPALGETPFWLGMIGVLGAEEANCPPDIPQTFTTELGSYSGLSSAEIYKEKQRVIYYFD, encoded by the coding sequence ATGGGAAGAGAAGCACAACCGCCGCATCTCCGGCTGACGCCACGGCTGGAGCAGGAGCTGACGCGGCTGAACTTTTACCGCTTCTGCCAGTTGATAGAGCATCAACACAAAGATAAGCCGCCACTGGGCAGCACTAACAAACCGGAAAACGACGCGGTGCGGCTGCTGCCGCATCCCGGCATGGGGTTTCCGGCTGGCGAGCTGAAAGCGGTTGAGTACAGCGACAGCGATGATGCTGCGCCGCCGGTAGTGCGCACCACTTTTCTCGGATTGTACGGCGTCGATTCACCGCTGCCGGGTGCATATGTCGATGACATCACGCAGCGCGATGAAGGACATGAAGCGCTGCAGGGATTTCTGGATATTTTTAACCATCGTATTCTGACGCAGTTTTATCGTATCTGGCGCAAATACTCGTATCCGGCAACCTTCGAAGCGGGCGGCAGCGATAAAACCTCGCAGTCGCTACTTGGGCTGGTGGGGCTGGGTATTCCGGGAACCGGCAGGCATATCGCCACCCCGGTTTCGCGCTTTCTGGCGCTGCTGGGCGTCATGCGCCAGCCGGGCAGAACGGAAGAGGGCATTCGCGCGCTGGTGCGTTTACTGGCGCCCGGCACTTCGGTTCGCGTGCAGCCGCACTGTCTGCGCCCGGTGCGAGTCAACCATCCGCTGGAATGCGAGTTCGTACTCGACGGCAATGCGCCGCTGGGCGATGAAGCAATGGATGCCAACAGCCAGTTGCTGATTGAACTGCAAACTTCCTGCGCGGATGAAGCACGACGCTGGCTTCCAGACGGCCAGCTTTATCAGGATTTTTTGGCTTTGCTGCGAGTTTATCTTGGCTGGCGTTACCGGGCACGCATCCGGCTACGGCTGGATACGCATTTATTAGCAGCGCCGGCGCTAGGAGAGACACCTTTCTGGCTCGGCATGATTGGCGTGCTGGGTGCTGAAGAAGCGAATTGCCCTCCCGATATCCCCCAAACGTTTACCACTGAGCTAGGCAGTTATTCAGGTTTGAGCTCGGCCGAAATTTACAAGGAAAAACAACGTGTTATTTACTACTTTGATTAA
- the tssJ gene encoding type VI secretion system lipoprotein TssJ gives MLFTTLIKTRYAMVCSAVLLISGCGLQQKVSDGSAAAFDAIFYKQIKTLHLDFAARESLNSDRREHNPLSQPVMVRVFQLSERKAFDGAVYQQLTGDVKNVLNGEVLADRDVVITPGGDVALNMPMEKESRFIAVVALFQQPDMAKNNWRLVLERNDLDPDRARVIELSSNSLSLVEKKS, from the coding sequence GTGTTATTTACTACTTTGATTAAAACTCGTTACGCGATGGTGTGTAGTGCAGTACTACTGATCTCTGGCTGTGGTTTGCAGCAGAAGGTGAGTGACGGAAGCGCGGCAGCATTTGATGCAATTTTTTACAAGCAGATTAAAACGCTGCATCTTGATTTTGCCGCCCGCGAAAGTCTCAACAGCGACAGGCGCGAGCATAATCCGCTGTCCCAGCCGGTAATGGTGCGCGTATTTCAGTTGAGCGAACGTAAAGCTTTTGACGGTGCGGTGTATCAACAGCTAACCGGAGATGTGAAGAACGTACTTAACGGTGAGGTTCTGGCCGATCGTGATGTGGTGATAACCCCCGGTGGGGATGTGGCGCTGAATATGCCGATGGAAAAAGAGAGTCGCTTTATTGCGGTGGTTGCGCTGTTTCAGCAGCCGGATATGGCCAAAAATAACTGGCGGCTGGTGCTGGAACGTAATGATTTAGATCCGGACAGGGCGCGCGTCATTGAATTAAGCAGCAACAGCTTGAGCCTTGTAGAGAAGAAATCATGA
- the tssE gene encoding type VI secretion system baseplate subunit TssE, translated as MSAGHHQPSLYELLKGGFAGGLELHQVNERDQVIMSVLDNMQRILNTRAGSLSHIPDYGLPDMTRILQGMPGTAHQLLFTLSAVLLKYEPRLKRIDVVLLEQKIPGELRYAIDAELKDVGLVRFGTEFMPEGRVMIRHMKQQQYLDIRTPL; from the coding sequence ATGAGTGCTGGTCACCATCAGCCTTCGCTGTATGAGTTGCTAAAAGGGGGCTTTGCTGGAGGACTAGAGTTGCATCAGGTGAATGAGCGGGATCAGGTGATTATGTCCGTGCTCGACAACATGCAGCGCATCCTCAATACCCGCGCTGGATCGCTATCGCATATTCCTGATTACGGGCTGCCGGACATGACACGTATCCTGCAGGGGATGCCCGGCACCGCACATCAGTTGCTGTTTACACTCTCAGCAGTGCTGCTGAAATACGAACCTCGTCTGAAACGTATTGATGTAGTTTTACTTGAACAAAAGATCCCCGGCGAACTGCGCTATGCTATTGACGCTGAACTGAAAGACGTTGGCCTGGTGCGCTTCGGAACAGAGTTTATGCCCGAAGGCCGGGTGATGATTCGCCATATGAAACAACAGCAGTATCTGGATATTCGCACTCCCCTCTGA
- a CDS encoding VasL domain-containing protein has product MNTSQSRQLKTGGDPRCFKEYAALRHEMQKLSHPARPDVNWRLASDLCLTLFEQNGVELQTATWYTVSRAHLAGIDGMREGLAVLVALLTRQWPILWPQPVQTRIKLLASLSRRLQQYLRSQTLTLNDLTALNQVASLLNTAGDHLQRLDLRQSSQLDRLLDRIRNAVAALERGDVVQQNGAAANQHEHSALAVPMGGWVYVATAESTVSERRRLWRRAFFAGIGSALLVVAMLSAACYFVRDPAFKRELLASVAPLSPLLDAASVQKLKERAPGWLNDDDWLNLTQQQLDELLAASPAWQLERGSALVLQANQLLPNGVDAAAMRTRWNQQLLAASLPAENMVGWQQGMDQLKALAQRLDEVDEKGGRYLTVSELKTAVFGISQALSHTVPVEEQLRQLKQLIDQNDDAAQGNVKQVEMHLNQLIASYHLLTLPQHQ; this is encoded by the coding sequence ATGAACACATCTCAATCACGCCAACTGAAGACGGGCGGCGACCCTCGCTGTTTCAAAGAATACGCCGCGCTTCGCCACGAAATGCAGAAGTTATCTCATCCAGCACGACCTGACGTTAACTGGCGGCTTGCCTCTGATTTATGTTTGACACTGTTCGAACAAAACGGCGTGGAGTTGCAGACCGCCACCTGGTATACCGTCTCCCGCGCTCACCTCGCGGGCATTGATGGCATGCGCGAAGGACTGGCGGTGCTGGTGGCATTGCTGACCCGGCAGTGGCCAATACTTTGGCCGCAGCCAGTTCAAACGCGGATTAAATTACTGGCATCGTTGAGTCGGCGCTTGCAGCAATATTTGCGCAGCCAGACGCTAACGCTGAATGATTTAACCGCGCTGAATCAGGTTGCCAGTTTGCTTAATACAGCCGGTGATCATCTGCAGCGTCTGGATCTACGGCAGAGCAGCCAGCTGGATAGGCTATTGGATCGTATCCGCAACGCGGTAGCTGCTCTGGAGCGCGGTGATGTGGTGCAACAGAATGGCGCCGCAGCAAATCAACATGAACATTCGGCGTTGGCTGTGCCAATGGGGGGCTGGGTTTATGTGGCAACGGCCGAGAGCACGGTATCGGAAAGGCGTCGATTGTGGCGTCGGGCTTTTTTCGCCGGTATCGGCTCAGCGCTGCTGGTTGTCGCAATGCTGTCTGCCGCATGTTATTTCGTTCGCGATCCCGCTTTTAAGCGTGAGCTTTTGGCATCAGTGGCGCCACTATCTCCGTTGCTGGATGCTGCATCTGTACAGAAATTGAAGGAACGTGCGCCCGGCTGGCTCAACGACGATGACTGGCTGAATCTTACACAGCAGCAGTTGGATGAGCTTTTAGCAGCATCCCCTGCATGGCAGCTAGAGCGCGGCAGTGCGCTGGTTCTGCAGGCGAACCAACTGCTGCCAAATGGCGTTGATGCGGCGGCCATGAGAACGCGCTGGAATCAGCAACTGCTCGCCGCCTCGTTGCCAGCGGAAAACATGGTTGGCTGGCAGCAGGGTATGGATCAGCTTAAAGCCCTGGCGCAGCGGTTAGATGAGGTGGACGAAAAAGGCGGCAGATATCTGACCGTCAGCGAGCTGAAAACCGCTGTCTTCGGTATCTCGCAGGCACTGAGTCACACCGTGCCAGTAGAGGAGCAGTTACGTCAGCTAAAACAGTTGATTGACCAGAATGATGATGCCGCGCAGGGTAATGTGAAACAGGTGGAGATGCACCTGAATCAGCTGATTGCCTCTTATCATTTACTGACCCTGCCGCAACATCAGTAA
- the ychF gene encoding redox-regulated ATPase YchF — protein MGFKCGIVGLPNVGKSTLFNALTKAGIEAANFPFCTIEPNTGVVPMPDLRLDQLSEIVKPQRVVPTTMEFVDIAGLVKGASKGEGLGNQFLTNIRETEAIGHVVRCFENDNIIHVAGKVNPAEDIDVINTELALSDLDTCERAIQRCQKKAKGGDKDAKAELAALEKCLPHLSEAGMLRALKLDADEKAAIRYLSFLTLKPTMYIANVNEDGFENNPYLDQVRAIAEAEGSVVVPVCAAVESDIAELEDDERDEFMAELGLEEPGLNRVIRAGYALLNLQTYFTAGVKEVRAWTIPVGATAPQAAGKIHTDFEKGFIRAQTIAFEDFVAYKGEQGAKEAGKMRSEGKEYIVKDGDVMNFLFNV, from the coding sequence ATGGGATTTAAATGCGGTATTGTGGGCCTGCCGAACGTCGGTAAATCCACCCTGTTCAACGCGCTGACCAAAGCGGGTATCGAAGCAGCCAACTTTCCGTTCTGCACCATCGAGCCAAACACTGGTGTAGTACCAATGCCCGATCTGCGCCTCGATCAGCTGAGCGAAATCGTTAAACCACAGCGTGTGGTGCCAACCACCATGGAATTTGTTGATATCGCCGGTCTGGTAAAGGGCGCATCCAAAGGTGAAGGCCTGGGTAACCAGTTCCTGACTAATATCCGTGAAACTGAAGCCATTGGCCACGTGGTGCGCTGCTTTGAGAACGACAACATTATCCACGTTGCGGGCAAAGTTAACCCGGCGGAAGATATTGACGTGATCAACACCGAGCTGGCGCTGTCGGATCTCGACACCTGCGAACGTGCCATTCAGCGTTGCCAGAAGAAAGCCAAAGGCGGCGACAAAGATGCCAAAGCTGAACTGGCTGCGTTGGAAAAATGCCTGCCGCATCTGTCTGAAGCTGGCATGCTGCGTGCGCTGAAGCTGGATGCAGACGAGAAAGCGGCCATCCGCTACCTCAGTTTCCTGACGCTGAAACCGACCATGTATATCGCTAACGTCAACGAAGACGGTTTCGAAAACAATCCGTACCTCGATCAGGTACGTGCCATTGCCGAAGCCGAAGGTTCTGTCGTCGTTCCGGTGTGTGCTGCCGTTGAGTCTGACATCGCCGAGTTGGAAGATGATGAACGTGACGAGTTTATGGCGGAATTGGGGCTGGAAGAACCGGGTCTGAACCGCGTGATCCGCGCCGGTTATGCGCTGCTGAACCTGCAAACCTATTTCACCGCTGGCGTGAAAGAAGTGCGTGCATGGACCATTCCGGTAGGCGCTACAGCACCACAAGCGGCCGGTAAAATCCACACCGATTTTGAGAAAGGCTTTATCCGCGCACAGACTATCGCCTTTGAAGACTTTGTGGCTTATAAAGGTGAACAAGGCGCGAAAGAGGCCGGCAAGATGCGTTCTGAAGGTAAAGAGTACATCGTCAAAGATGGCGACGTGATGAACTTCTTGTTTAACGTCTAA
- the pth gene encoding aminoacyl-tRNA hydrolase, which produces MSSIKLIVGLANPGAEYAATRHNAGAWYVDLLASRNNQSLKDEPKFYGYTARLSLAGEDVRLLVPTTFMNLSGKAVAAMATFYRIAPEEILVAHDELDLPPGVAKFKQGGGHGGHNGLKDIISKLGNNNNFHRLRVGIGHPGDRNKVTGFVLGKPPASEQKLIDDAVDEAVRCTELWLKEDKIKAMNRLHAFKAG; this is translated from the coding sequence GTGAGCAGCATTAAACTGATTGTGGGGCTGGCCAATCCCGGCGCTGAATACGCCGCAACGCGCCATAATGCGGGTGCCTGGTATGTAGATTTGCTAGCGAGTCGTAACAATCAGTCATTAAAGGATGAGCCTAAATTCTATGGCTACACCGCACGCTTATCTTTAGCGGGTGAAGATGTGCGCCTGCTGGTGCCGACCACCTTTATGAACCTCAGCGGTAAAGCGGTGGCAGCGATGGCGACCTTTTATCGCATAGCGCCGGAAGAGATTCTGGTGGCGCACGATGAACTGGATTTACCTCCGGGCGTGGCAAAGTTCAAACAAGGCGGCGGCCACGGCGGTCACAACGGCCTCAAAGACATCATCAGCAAACTAGGCAATAACAATAATTTTCACCGTTTGCGCGTCGGCATCGGCCATCCTGGCGATCGCAATAAAGTCACCGGTTTCGTGCTAGGCAAGCCGCCCGCCAGCGAACAAAAGTTGATTGACGATGCGGTAGACGAAGCGGTGCGCTGCACCGAACTGTGGCTAAAAGAAGACAAGATTAAGGCGATGAACCGCCTGCATGCCTTCAAGGCTGGCTAA
- the ychH gene encoding stress-induced protein YchH produces MKRQQCRVVGNSLMCLGLLTMVLGVGYSIINQLPSLNLPQFLAHGAMFSIFVGALLWLVGARVSGRERVEDRYFWLRHYGDKRCRRNHSSH; encoded by the coding sequence ATGAAACGTCAACAATGCCGCGTAGTAGGTAATAGCTTGATGTGTTTGGGTTTACTGACGATGGTTCTCGGCGTCGGGTATTCCATTATTAACCAGCTTCCTTCACTCAATCTGCCGCAATTTTTGGCACATGGTGCCATGTTTAGCATCTTCGTCGGCGCGTTACTTTGGCTGGTGGGTGCGCGCGTCAGCGGACGTGAAAGAGTAGAAGATCGTTACTTTTGGTTGCGTCATTACGGCGACAAACGCTGCCGTCGCAATCACTCTTCACATTAA
- a CDS encoding GGDEF domain-containing protein, with protein MPLDIYTLFVCELYVLGFLSIILIFAWVGGQYDRVLGCTTLALVLTLAAVFLSSMRSAGFHFLPVVIGNVMLLFAYGNLLNAFRIFCGKPIGISWMGGGLLWATLCLFPEFYDSQPKRVLVVCLLCIIFTGALIRLLWRVRASLTVTFWPAQFLLWVHLLFHVTRIFLDDAVASPVHGAIGGSSFSVYVILESILFVIGLTFTILAMVNERAQVAHKLASMHDPLTSVWNRRALFEQADKVVLRSSRPSQPFIYSAILFDLDHFKTINDRYGHQQGDQVLIDFCQVVQSVLPEGGHFARLGGEEFAAILPGNEDQAQLICERIRLATQISQPNDVRYTVSIGFATALEPGQPFPALLALADEALYRAKASGRNCIERYRVQERPLRESVMT; from the coding sequence ATGCCTCTCGACATCTACACGCTGTTTGTTTGTGAGCTCTATGTGCTGGGGTTTTTAAGTATCATTTTGATCTTTGCCTGGGTTGGCGGGCAATATGATCGCGTATTGGGTTGCACCACGCTGGCCTTGGTTTTAACGTTAGCGGCGGTATTTCTCAGCAGCATGCGCAGTGCCGGATTCCATTTTCTACCGGTGGTCATCGGCAATGTAATGCTGCTCTTTGCCTATGGCAATCTACTCAACGCTTTTCGCATTTTCTGCGGAAAACCTATCGGAATAAGTTGGATGGGCGGCGGTTTACTATGGGCCACTTTATGTTTATTCCCCGAATTCTATGACAGCCAACCAAAGCGTGTTTTGGTGGTTTGCCTGCTGTGCATTATCTTTACTGGCGCGCTGATTCGCTTGCTGTGGCGCGTACGCGCATCCCTCACCGTCACCTTCTGGCCAGCGCAGTTTCTACTGTGGGTTCATTTACTATTTCACGTGACGCGCATCTTCCTTGATGATGCAGTGGCTTCGCCGGTACATGGTGCCATTGGGGGTTCAAGTTTCTCGGTTTACGTCATTTTGGAATCGATTTTGTTTGTCATCGGCCTGACCTTTACGATTCTGGCGATGGTCAACGAGCGCGCTCAGGTGGCACACAAACTGGCTTCAATGCACGATCCTCTCACCAGCGTGTGGAACCGTCGCGCCTTATTTGAACAAGCGGATAAAGTGGTGCTGCGCAGCTCACGCCCATCACAACCGTTTATTTACAGCGCAATACTGTTCGATTTGGACCATTTTAAAACTATTAATGACCGCTATGGCCATCAACAAGGTGACCAAGTCCTGATAGATTTTTGTCAGGTGGTGCAGTCTGTGTTGCCGGAGGGGGGTCATTTTGCCCGTCTGGGCGGTGAGGAGTTTGCAGCGATATTGCCTGGTAATGAAGATCAAGCACAGCTGATTTGTGAGCGTATCCGGTTAGCGACACAGATATCACAGCCTAACGACGTCCGTTATACCGTGAGTATCGGTTTTGCTACCGCTCTTGAGCCTGGTCAGCCTTTTCCCGCTTTACTGGCGCTGGCTGATGAAGCGTTATATCGCGCTAAAGCCAGCGGCCGTAATTGCATTGAACGATATCGCGTTCAGGAACGGCCGCTTAGAGAATCAGTAATGACTTAA